A window of Variovorax sp. HW608 genomic DNA:
GGCGCTGGGTGAAGCTGCGCACGGCGACGAACCGGATCAACGGGAGGCTGAGCACCGGCATCATGACCAGCGCCATCAGCAGCCAGTGAATGAACGCCTCGCGCAAGACACCGGTCTGCCAGGCCGCGCGCAGGGTCCTTTCTCCGCGTTGCCATTCGTCCCCCGAAGCCGAGATGCACAGTGCGATCCAGGCGTCCATGGTGCAAACGCCGGCTAACCGTAGTAGACGCTGACCCGCCCGACTTCGACCTGCCCGGGAGCGCCGACGGGTGGGGCGACTTCGGGACCGCTCGGCACGAAGGTCACCTCCAAGTGGGCGCCGTCCCAGTTGCGCTCCCGATGCAGCTGCTCGATCAGGTTCGAGATCTCGATCACGGTGGTGATGCCGGTCCCACCGTGCTTGCCGGCCGGACTCGACGCCTTGCGCACGCCGAAGGTGCTTAGATGGCCAGCAAGCAATGGCTTTCTCTCCACGCCAGTGGCGCCCGCCGTCGGCGGCGTCGGCACGTCCACATACACCTCGTAGTTACGAGGTGCGGCTGCTCCCCTGACGTTTTCCAGATTCAGGTAGGCCCGCACGGGACGACCGGGCACGCTGGCCACGGCCGCAAGTCTCGCCGCCTGGTTGAATGCCACCTGGGCTCGTGTCGCTGCATTGCCCAGAGGTACGGCAGCGGGCGTCGCCGCGACGAGCTGCGTGGCTTGCGGCGAGCCGGCCGTCACACCGGACCCCGTCGCGCTGGCCGCAACCGCAGCCGCAGCCACTGGCACATGGAAGGGATCGCTGATGTCGTCGTATTTGTACCCATGACGTACCTTGAGCGTGTCCCGCATCTGCCCCGAGTTGAACTTCACGATTTTGCCCTTCGCATCGTGCAGTTGGAAGGACGTTCCGCTCAGCCAGCTCTTCAGCACGGGATTGGTGAAGCTGGGATCACGATGGATCCAGACCTCCCAAAGCCGATCGATGTTGGCGTGATGCAACCAGAATATCGGGTCGAGCGCCGCCGTATCGGGGTCGCTCATGAGTCCGGCCACATCCACGTGCACCGCGTTGTGAGGCAGGTTCTCCAGGCGCCCATTGGTGCCGCCGAAGTGGCTGAACCCGGTCTTCACGCCGCCGAAGCCGGGGTCCCCACCCCCAGCCGTTCCCTGGAAGGGCGAATGCAGCAGCGCGCCGAGGTCCACATGGGCCGGCGGCAATGCCGTCGTCGGAGTGGGCATGTGGCGTCCAGCCACCCAAAGCGGATTGGGATTGCCGTGGCTGTCGTGTTGATTGCGGAATGCAGCCGGCAATTCACTCGAATGGGCGCTCGTCGCGCTGTAGTTCCAGTAGGGAAGTGCCCATCCCGTTGGGCCGCCCGCATCCACCACGGCCGCCGCAACGATTTCCTCGAAGCACGCAAGATACCCTCGGTGCCAGGAAAGGAAGAACCAGCTTTGGTGCTGACACTGGTTCCAGAAGGAAGCCTGATCCGCGCCCGACGGCAGCTTCTCGCCGGACTGGGCGAAGGGATCCGCCGCATGTCCGGGATAGCCATGAACCGCGGCCAGGTATCTCCAGCTCGTCGGATCCTGCAAGGGCCGTGCGCGCAGCTTTGCGACGGCCTGTCCGTACCAGTCGAGGTCATCTCCCTTTTGGCCCAGCGTCAGTACGCTCTTCCTAACTCGCACGGTCTGGGGAGCGGTGACCATGGCACCTCCTGGTTGCGGATGGAGCGAAATTCTAGGACCGGGGTCGCCTCGAGCTCATACCTCAAAAGGAGGAGAGATCGTCGGCATATCGGTCGATCTTGCAGGGCCATCCGCGAAGACCGAATCTTTCAAAATGTATACTCCGCCCCGATCATTTCGGCGAGCCAGTTCATTCATTGATTAGCCAGCCTTCCACCTGCGCGCGATGCCTGTCGCGCATTCATGGAGGCCAAATTGGCTCGTTTCTCTCGCCGCCGCAAGACGGCTCCACGTCCTTCGTCCGCAAGGACGTCGGCACCCGCATCGCGGTCGCCTCTCGCCGTTGAAACCTCGGCTTTCCCGCTCGGCGCCTTGATGCTGGCCGCCTCGGTCAGCAGCTGGGCGCAATCGAGCGTGACCGCCGATGCGCCGACGCTCGGCACCGTGACGGTGACCGACCAGGCCGAGATCCAGGGTCGCGACCAGCTCCAGACCACCCGCACCAACATCGGCCGCGGCACGCAGGACATCCGCGACATCCCGCAGTCGCTGAACGTCATCACCGAAAAGCTGATGAACGACGCCAAGCTCGACACGCTGAAGGAAGCCCTGCACTACTCGGCGGGCATCACCTTCGCCGCGACCGAGAACGGCACCGACCAGGACATCCGCCTGCGCGGCTTCCCGGTCGCGACGGTGGGCGACCTGCTGATCGACGGCATGCGCGATCCGTCGCAGTACGACCGCGACACCTTCAACCTCGACCGCGTCGAAGTGCTGCGCGGCTCGGCCTCGATGATCTTCGGCCGCGGCTCCACCGGCGGCGTGATCAACCAGGTCAGCAAGAAGCCGCTGCTCGCCGACCAGACCGACGTCGTCGGCACCGTCGGTTCGCGCGGGTTCTACCGCACGACGATCGACATGAACAAGCGCGTCGGCGAAGACTCGGCCTTCCGCATCAACGCGATGTGGAACAAGGCCGACAACGGCGGCGCCAAGATCGACAAGTACGGCGTCGCGCCTTCGTACAGCTGGGGCATCGGCACGCGCGACGAGTTCAGCGTCGGCCTGTTCTATCTCGACGTGGACAACGTGCCCATGTCCGGCCAGCGCTATCTCGCCAACGGCACTGTCGCCAACGGCGTGGCGCAGAGCACCATCCCCAACATTTCACCAGGCAGCTTCTACGGCGCGGCGAGCGACTACCTGCGCGGCAAGGCGCAGTACGGCAACGGCGCGTGGACCCATACCTTCGACGACGGCGGCCAGGTGCGCACGCAGTTCCGCAGCGGCACTTTCGAGCGCTCGCAGTGGGGCACCACGGCAAGCTTCTGCAACTCGGCGCCGATCGTGAACGGCAACAGCGTGACCTGCCGCACCCCCACCAACGCGGCCAACCTCTCGCCGCTCACCTACGTGTACCGCAATGGCCTCGCGCCGCGCAGCGACGAGTACAAGGGCACCTACCTGCAGAGCGACTACAGCAACACCTTCAACTGGGGCGGACTGAAGCATGAGGTGTTGACCGGCGTCGACTGGGCGGACGAATCGGCCGGCCGCTTCGGCGCCTTCGGCACCGTCGGCACCAACTTCTTCAAGGGCATCACGCGCGTCGGCCTGCCCAACGACGGCTACTCCGCCACGCTCTCGCCGACCTACCGCAAGACCAGCGACTACTCGGCGAACAACTACGGCGTCTACTTCCAGGACCTGGTGCAGATCGCGCCCGACTGGAAGCTGCTCGGCGGCATCCGCTGGGACGACTTCAGCGGCGACTTCCACCAGATCAGCTACGCGAACACCAACGCCATCGTGCCGAGCGCGGTCGCGAAGACGAGCATGTCGGACTCGGTGTGGAGCTACCGCGCCGGCGTGCTCTACCAGCCCTCGGCCACGCAGTCCTACCACCTGTCGTACAGCACCTCGTTCAACACCGCGGCCGACACCTACCAGTACGTGACGCCGCAGAACGCGAACACGCCGCCGGAAGAAAGCCGCAACATCGAGCTCGGCGCCAAGCTCGACTGGCTGGGCGGCAAGCTCTCGACCCGCGCCGCGCTGTTCCGCACCGAGAAGTACAACGAGCGCACCACCGACTCCGACTTCGCGGGCGACAGCTACCTGCTGTCGGGCAAGCGGCACTCGCAGGGCCTGGAGCTCGAAGTCGTCGGCCGTCTCACGCCGCAGTGGGAGGTCTATGGCTCGTACGCCTACATCCCGGACGCCAAGATCGACAAAGCCGGCAGCACGCAGGCGAACATCGTCGGCTCGCGCGTCGGCCTGACGCCCAAGCACAGCGGCGCGGTGTGGGTCAGCTACCAGGCGACGCCGAAGTTCCGCGTGGCCAGCGGCATCCGCGGCGCCTCGCAGAACCGACCGCTGCAGGGCACGACGGGCGCGGCTTCGACGACGGTCTACGTTCCGGGCTACGTGGTGGGCGATCTCATGTTTGAATACAAGTTCACCCCGGACGTCTACGCCCAGCTCAACGTGACCAACATCACCAACAGGCTGTACGGCGACCAGCTCTATCCGGGCTTCGTGATCGCCGGCGCGCAGAGGACCTACCAGGCGACCGTCGGCGTGCGTTTCTGAGTTTCTGAGAGAGGGAGTCGAACCATGCTGCTGCACGTGCGTGAAGTGCTCACCCGCGACGAGGTCGCGCAAGCCCGCAAGATCCTGGCGGGCGCACCCTGGGAGGACGGGCGCCTGACGGCCGGCGAGCAGTCCGCGCGCGCCAAGAACAACGAGCAGTTGCGCGAGGACTGCGACGAGACCCGCGCCGTGCAGCA
This region includes:
- a CDS encoding tyrosinase family protein; its protein translation is MVTAPQTVRVRKSVLTLGQKGDDLDWYGQAVAKLRARPLQDPTSWRYLAAVHGYPGHAADPFAQSGEKLPSGADQASFWNQCQHQSWFFLSWHRGYLACFEEIVAAAVVDAGGPTGWALPYWNYSATSAHSSELPAAFRNQHDSHGNPNPLWVAGRHMPTPTTALPPAHVDLGALLHSPFQGTAGGGDPGFGGVKTGFSHFGGTNGRLENLPHNAVHVDVAGLMSDPDTAALDPIFWLHHANIDRLWEVWIHRDPSFTNPVLKSWLSGTSFQLHDAKGKIVKFNSGQMRDTLKVRHGYKYDDISDPFHVPVAAAAVAASATGSGVTAGSPQATQLVAATPAAVPLGNAATRAQVAFNQAARLAAVASVPGRPVRAYLNLENVRGAAAPRNYEVYVDVPTPPTAGATGVERKPLLAGHLSTFGVRKASSPAGKHGGTGITTVIEISNLIEQLHRERNWDGAHLEVTFVPSGPEVAPPVGAPGQVEVGRVSVYYG
- a CDS encoding TonB-dependent receptor, whose translation is MLAASVSSWAQSSVTADAPTLGTVTVTDQAEIQGRDQLQTTRTNIGRGTQDIRDIPQSLNVITEKLMNDAKLDTLKEALHYSAGITFAATENGTDQDIRLRGFPVATVGDLLIDGMRDPSQYDRDTFNLDRVEVLRGSASMIFGRGSTGGVINQVSKKPLLADQTDVVGTVGSRGFYRTTIDMNKRVGEDSAFRINAMWNKADNGGAKIDKYGVAPSYSWGIGTRDEFSVGLFYLDVDNVPMSGQRYLANGTVANGVAQSTIPNISPGSFYGAASDYLRGKAQYGNGAWTHTFDDGGQVRTQFRSGTFERSQWGTTASFCNSAPIVNGNSVTCRTPTNAANLSPLTYVYRNGLAPRSDEYKGTYLQSDYSNTFNWGGLKHEVLTGVDWADESAGRFGAFGTVGTNFFKGITRVGLPNDGYSATLSPTYRKTSDYSANNYGVYFQDLVQIAPDWKLLGGIRWDDFSGDFHQISYANTNAIVPSAVAKTSMSDSVWSYRAGVLYQPSATQSYHLSYSTSFNTAADTYQYVTPQNANTPPEESRNIELGAKLDWLGGKLSTRAALFRTEKYNERTTDSDFAGDSYLLSGKRHSQGLELEVVGRLTPQWEVYGSYAYIPDAKIDKAGSTQANIVGSRVGLTPKHSGAVWVSYQATPKFRVASGIRGASQNRPLQGTTGAASTTVYVPGYVVGDLMFEYKFTPDVYAQLNVTNITNRLYGDQLYPGFVIAGAQRTYQATVGVRF